The Anoplolepis gracilipes chromosome 14, ASM4749672v1, whole genome shotgun sequence genome includes a window with the following:
- the LOC140673255 gene encoding uncharacterized protein, translated as MASKIEEHDRATKDSQVKDCSSETKIKRKSRSSRRRLNAMMSNASLHFSDTDSEGELAMIANKVDKLNVTQTSQMDSQRSPLISITGAEATKSSETKINENLDYLIADGEARSQSRRGSFAENLTDVDEIDSDEKSTEANEKGIRSSLKVIDNGDQGETDLEDMEGDEDIEPTIYVAPRSDILTEFGGEMITTKEGDGPFSVEVRNRLSRQQVSVDMGDAEKVPDMPNTDSEDMDASEDETKLDEAAACNHIYDVMYEDTSAASQIVMTNKVENTLHVPDTVDDAISDCHTDVEDVD; from the coding sequence ATGGCGTCAAAAATCGAAGAACACGATCGCGCCACAAAGGATAGTCAAGTGAAGGATTGTTCCTCTGAAACGAAGATCAAACGTAAATCCAGATCCTCTAGGAGACGCTTGAACGCCATGATGAGCAATGCATCGTTGCATTTCTCCGATACGGATTCCGAGGGCGAATTGGCAATGATCGCCAATAAAGTGGACAAACTCAATGTTACGCAAACTTCGCAAATGGACAGTCAACGCAGTCCATTAATCTCAATTACCGGTGCGGAGGCTACCAAGTCCTCTGAGACAAAGATCAACGAAAATCTCGATTATCTAATAGCGGATGGTGAGGCCAGATCTCAATCGAGACGCGGTAGCTTCGCGGAAAATCTCACCGACGTCGATGAGATTGATAGCGACGAGAAGAGCACGGAAGCCAACGAAAAGGGTATCAGGAGCAGTCTGAAAGTGATCGACAACGGCGATCAAGGAGAGACGGACCTGGAAGACATGGAGGGCGATGAGGACATTGAACCTACGATCTACGTCGCGCCGAGATCGGACATCCTGACCGAGTTTGGCGGCGAGATGATCACAACCAAGGAGGGCGACGGACCGTTTTCCGTGGAAGTGCGAAATCGATTGTCGCGCCAACAGGTCTCCGTGGACATGGGAGATGCTGAGAAAGTGCCGGATATGCCCAACACTGACAGCGAGGATATGGATGCGTCCGAGGACGAGACTAAGCTGGACGAGGCAGCTGCTTGCAATCACATATATGACGTTATGTATGAGGATACCTCGGCCGCATCCCAAATTGTCATGACCAACAAAGTGGAGAACACTCTGCACGTACCGGACACCGTTGACGATGCTATCAGCGACTGTCACACCGATGTTGAAGACGTCGATTAA
- the LOC140673249 gene encoding alkylglycerol monooxygenase — protein sequence MSVILNLFAESAESFLKHVGKLLYLVSPKETTFEFAQQVPDYQQQIWMPFFLLLILEQIILQKKRFRLNDQITSLSHWMLYESIRIFSRGAEYYAYIAIYEKFGEGWNLLAWDSLWTWYIAFIAVDFCYYWAHRSNHEVSFLWAYHQVHHSSEEFNLAVALRQSILQHWCNFVVYLPLAIFVPPSHFMVHNQLNLIYQFWIHTTLIGHLGPLELIFNTPKHHRIHHGCNLYCLDKNYGGVLIIWDRIFGTFQEEDREEETIYGLVVNVESFNLFYLQVFYLRDLIKRSINMVTWTDKLAVFWKGPSWFPGVPRLGLDEFKIKVKPRAVYNPQILKWQKVYIIVQFLTIFLNHFQLYNENLDDLWIKYTLTNNLVAFISICLLFDKRAFIYPSTIELARCAIYVYFTHEMDPDNLINYLTYYANVFQLVFLWIPYFVHKIYTNLY from the exons ATGAGTGTAATACTTAATTTATTCGCTGAGAGCGCCGAATCTTTTCTAAAACACGTCGGAAAACTCTTGTATCTCGTCAGCCCTAAAGAGACAACCTTCGAGTTCGCACAACAGGTACCGGACTATCAGCAACAG atatggATGCCGTTTTTTCTTCTACTTATTCTGGagcaaataatattgcaaaaaaaaagatttcgttTAAATGATCAAATTACATCGCTATCTCATTGGATGCTGTACGAAAGTATTCG AATTTTTTCACGTGGTGCCGAGTACTATGCATACATCGCCATTTATGAGAAGTTTGGCGAAGGATGGAATCTGCTAGCTTGGGACTCATTATGGACATGGTATATTGCCTTCATTGCCGTGGACTTTTGTTACTATTGGGCTCATCGCAGTAATCATG AAGTCAGTTTTTTGTGGGCCTACCATCAGGTGCATCACAGTAGCGAGGAGTTCAATCTCGCGGTTGCTCTGCGACAATCCATTCTGCAACATTGGTGTAACTTT gTGGTCTACTTACCTCTCGCTATCTTTGTACCTCCGTCGCACTTTATGGTCCACAATCAACTCAACTTGATATATCAATTTTGGATTCATACAACACTTATTGGTCACCTCGGACCGCTCGAGCTGATTTTTAATACACCTAAGCATCATCGCATTCATCATG GCTGTAATCTTTATTGTTTGGATAAGAATTATGGTGGTGTACTCATAATATGGGATCGAATATTTGGTACGTTTCAAGAGGAAGATCGTGAAGAAGAGACAATATATGGTTTGGTAGTCAATGTTGAATCATTCAACTTATTTTATCTGCAG GTATTCTATTTgagagatttaataaaaagaagtatAAATATGGTTACGTGGACCGATAAGCTCGCCGTCTTTTGGAAAGGTCCTAGTTGGTTTCCAGGTGTACCGCGTTTAGGTTTAgacgaatttaaaataaaa gtGAAACCTAGAGCTGTGTACAATCCTCAGATACTAAAATggcaaaaagtatatataatagtgcAATTTTTGACGATTtttcttaatcattttcaacTATATAATGAG aatttagACGATCTTtggataaaatatacattgacAAACAATTTAGTCGCTTTTATCAGCATCTGTTTGTTATTTGATAAGCGTGCATTTATATATCCTAGCACCATCGAACTTGCACGCTGCGCGATTTATGTATACTTTACGCATGAGATGGATCCcgataatttaatcaattactTGACGTATTATGCAAACGTGTTTCAATTGGTATTCCTTTGGATACcttattttgtacataaaatttatacaaacttatattaa